CTCCCGTCGAGGCCCCGACGAGGAGGGTTTTCTGAAGGGAGGCTCTCTGGCGGACGGCGTCGTAGCGGACGTCGAGGCGGGCCAGGACGTGGCCCGAAAGATCCTTCAGAGGGATCTCCTCCCCCCGCCACAAGGAGGCGCCGGCCCCTTCGACCGGATCATCGCCCAAAGCCATGCTCTCCGGAGGACCCGATCGGGGAGTGTAGAGGATGACCGGATCGGGAAGTTCCTCCCAGCGAGCGTCGCGCCCCAGGAGAACCATCTCCGCCTCCCATTCCGGGCGGCGAAGGTCCTCCTTGTCGACGAGAAGCATCAGATGAAAGCCAGGGCGGCGACCGAAACGACGGAGAAGCCCGTCGAGGGACCGTTCCAGCCGGACATAGCCCACGAGGGCCTCTCCATCGCGAAGAGGCTGGACGACGCAAAACGACACCCTTCCCGAAGGGCCGCGCTCCAGGCCCGCGACGGCTCTGCCCTGCTTTTCGGCCTCCAGGACCGTCACATTATCGACGTCCTCTCCGATCCTTTCCGGACGGTCAACAAGGACGCGGCGACGGCTGTCGAGCAGGGAAAAGGAATCGAAAGGCCCCCTCTCGGCCAGGAAGGCGTAAAGGGACGACCAGGAAAGGACGGGGGCTCCGACGTCGTCCGCGCCTTCCCCGCCCTTGGCGGGGAAGGCGGCGAAGGTTCGGGCGAGCAGGAGGAGCTCCTCGGCCTGAACGTCGAGGGCCTCCTCGAAGTCGCGGCGGAAGGCCTCCATCGTGACCGTCACGTCATCTCTTCTTCGAGCCTCGGCATAGCGCCAGAGGAAGAGAAAGGGACCGGCCACGAGAGCGACGGTCACCAGGACGAGGGGGGCGAAGAGGGAGCGCAGGACGGGACGATCCGCACGGTCTCCCTCGCGAAAGCCGAAGAGAAGGAGCAGGGCCAAAACGCAGAAAAGCAGGGCGGCGACCCCCAGAGGGAGGGCCGCCTCGGCCAGGATCTCCCTTTTCCACGAAGAGGCGTCGACATCCTGGCCCAGGTAGGCCACGACCTGCCCCGTCTGCGGGTCCAGGAGAGGGACGAAACCCGAGATCCAGGTCCCCCAGCGATCGGAGACGGGGCCGACGACCAGGGGAAGACCGGCCGAATAGGCCGCGATAGACCGAGGGTCCATCTCATCGTAGACCTGCCCCGGCGGCGATTCGTCGGGAGAACCTTCCGGCTCGGAGTCGGCGTAAAAGAAAAAGCGCCCGTCGGGGCGACGCCCCATGAGGTAGACGAAGGTACTCGCCCGGTAGAAGGCCCGGGCACGCTGAAGCCGTTCCTTGAGGGCCTGGTAGGCGGAGTTCAGCCGATCGTCCTCTCCTCCGGCAAGGGAGCGGATGATCTCGACGTCGAAGGTCTCGGCAAGATAGGAGGTCTCGCGAAGGAGAGTGGCCCCTCTCTCCTTTTCCATGCGACGCAGCATCGCCATAGAAAAAAGGACCAGGGCCAGGGCCAGGAGGAATAGAAGCATTCCCCGGCGAAGCCCGGCCCGATCGCTCATGCTCGCCTTCTTTGCCACGGCCCTACCCCCATTGTTCCCGATTGAGACCATTGGAATCATTGTAGGGGAGATGAAAGGGAAGGTCACGGCCAGGTCTCAGGCAAAGGAGCGGGCAGCTCCGTTCCGGGAAGAGGAGCCGACGGGAGGCGATCGCTTCCGCAGGCCCGTGACATCGAGAGATCCTTTTATCGAAAAAGGTTCCGCGGGACATCGGCCCATCGCGCGAGGGCCCTCTCCGCCTTGGCAGGATCGAGGCGGTGGCCCTGGGGCGACGGGGACGAAACGGGAAGCCCCATCCAGTGAGGTAGGGGAGAGGAGAAGGCCGCCTCCAGAGCCAGAGGCAGAGGAAGGGGACCTCGGTAGCGTCCCTCCTCCGACGCCAACCTCTCGCGGAGAGCCTCGAGCGGAGAAGAGGCGCCACCCTCCCAGAAGCGCAAGGGACCGGACGATTTCCAGGCGTTGACGACGCCCAGCTCCATGAAATCGGGCCTCCCCTCGAAAAGACCCTCCAGACCGGGAAGGGCTCGCAGTGCCGCCGGAGAGGGCCCGGGCCGATCCGGATCGAGAAGGGCCATCGCCAGTCGACGCTGAACGTCCCTTTCAGGAGGGAAACGAAGTCCCAGGAACATCTCGCCCTCTTCCGTCTCGAAAAAAAGCTCGACGGCCACATCCCGTCGGGCCCCCTCTAACCAGAGAAGGAAGCGTTCCTTTCGCCCTTTCTCTCCCGGCAGCAGGTGGAGGGCCTCCTCCCAGAGGCCATCAAGGGCAAACTGCCAGCGCAAGAACCTTCCCTCTTTTCCCGTGTCCACGACCGCGCCTCCTTTTGCGGACAGACGGACCGCGACGAGCGGTACGGCGGCCGTCGCGAAGAAAACGTTCCGATCGGAAGGGCTTCCCGCCTCGACGGAACGTGACCGGTCATCGAAGATTCCTGCGGCGCGACAGGAGCTTTCGACCTTCCGAGAGCGCCACGACCGTCATCGCTCCGGCGACGCAGAGACCCAGCTCCCCCGCTCCGAGAGGCGCCGTACGGAAGAGAGCGTTGAGAAAGGGGACGTAAACGAGGGAAAGCTGCAGGCCGAGCGTGACGGCGACGGCCAGGAGCAACACGGGGTTGGAGGCGAAGGAAGGGGAGAAGAGGGATCGTTCCTCTTCGCGCACGCAAAGGGCGTAGGCCATCTGACAGAAGGTGAGGGTCGTGAAGATCATCGTCTGCCAGACCTTCGAGGCCGCTTCTTCGCTCCAGCACCTGTATCCGACCCCGAGGGAGACACCCCCGATGACGAACCCCATGAGAAGAATCTGCCAGCCCAGCCCCCGCGCGAAGACGCCCTCCTGCGGGTCCTGGGGCCGTCGGCTCATGACGCCTCTTTCGGCCTTTTCGTAGCTCAGGGCAACGGCCGGCAGCCCGTCCGTCATCAGATTGATCCAGAGAATCTGGATCGGCAGAAGAGGCAGGGCCATTCCCAGGAGGGGACCGACGAGCATGACGACGATCTCCCCCGTATTGCCGGTGAGAATGTACCGGACGAATTTCCGGATGTTATCGTAGATGCGGCGCCCCTCTTTGACGGAGGCGACAATCGTGGCAAAATTATCGTCGAGCAGGATCATGTCCGACGACTCCTTCGTCACATCGGTGCCCGTGATGCCCATGGCCACGCCGATGTCGGCCGCCTTCAGGGCCGGTGCGTCGTTGACTCCGTCTCCCGTCATGGCCACGATCTCGCCCTGTCCCTGAAGCACTTCGACAAGGGTCATCTTGTTCCTCGGCGATACCCGGGCAAAGACGGACACGTCCCGAATCCTCTCCTTCAGCTCTTCGGGAGACATCCCGTCGAGATCGGCCCCCGTCAGAACGCCCGTCGCCGACAACCCCAGCTCCCGGGCTATGGCAAGGGCCGTCAGGGGATGGTCTCCGGTGATCATGACGGGACGGATCCCCGCCTGTCGGCAGAGCCCGACGGCCTCGACGGCCTCGGGGCGGACCGGATCGATCATGGCCGCCATGCCGAGAAAGACGAGGTCCCTCTCGTAACTCCCGGGCCGATCCAGCTCGTCTCCTTCGAGGAAACGGCAGGCCATTCCCAGCACACGAAGGCCCTTTTCGGCCATGGCGACGTTTTCGGCCGCGATCCCCTTCTTTTCCGCCTCGGTCAGAGGCTCTACGGCACCGTTCAGCAGCAGCCCGCTGCAGACCTCGATCAGGCCGTCGACGGCCCCCTTCGTCAGGACCACATGACGGCCCCGGCCTCCGGCAAGGGAGAGAACCCTGCCGACGATACCCCCCGGGCCGACGGAGGAAAGGGCGTGAACGGTCGACATGCGCTTGCGTTCGGAATCGAAAGGCAGCTCGCCGACGCGGGGCATCCGAGACTTGAGCTCGCCCGGATCGAGCCCCGCCTTCAGAGCGGCGAGGACCAGAGCCCCTTCCGTGGGATCGCCGAGAACGGCTCCTTCCTCCGCCCCGACGACGGCGTCGTTGCAGAGCGCTCCCGTCAGCAGGAGCAGCCCCAGGTCGTCGTCCTGTCCGACGGTCACCGCCCTGTCCCAGACATAGCGACGACGGGGAAGCACCATCTCCGTCACCGTCATCCTGTTCTTCGTCAGGGTCCCCGTCTTGTCGGAACAGATCACCGTCACGCCGCCCAAGGTCTCCACGGCATGAAGACGACGGATCAGCGCCTTTTTCCTGAGCATCTGCTGGGCCCCCAGGGCCAGAGAGATGGTGACCACGGCGGGCAGCCCCTCGGGAATGGCGGCCACGGCCATGCTGATGGCCGTCATGAAGGTCTCGCGCACGCTCACCCCCTGCCCGTACATCATGGCGGCCACGACGAAAATGAGCGCCACGGCCGCCATGGCCAGAGATCGGCCCAGCCGGGCCAGACGTCGCTGAAGCGGAGTCTGTCCGTCGTCCAGATCCTGAAGCATCGAGGCGATCGCGCCCAGCTCCGTGGCCATGGCCGTGGCGGTGACGACGGCCTCGCCCCGTCCATAGGTGACGACGGTGCCCGTGTAGACCATATTCCTGCGGTCGCCCAAGGGAACGGCATCCCCTTCGAGGCGTCCCGTCTCCTTCTCCACCGCCTCCGACTCTCCCGTCAGGGCGGCCTCCTGCACCTTGAGATTGGCGACGGCGATCAGACGACCGTCGGCAGGAACGACGTTGCCCGCCTCGAGCAGGAGGATGTCGCCGGGAACGAGGCCTTTGGCCGAAATCTGCCGCTCCGCCCCGTCGCGCCGCACCCGGACAAGAGGCACGGCCATCTGCTTCAGAGCCGCCATGGCTTTTTCCGCCTTGAACTCCTGCCAGAAGCCCAAAGCCGTATTCAGCACGACGATGACGAAGATGACGACGCCGTCCCCATACTCCCCGAGCGCCAGGGAGACGAGAACAGCCGCCAAAAGGATCAGGATCATGACATCCCGGACCTGGGCCAGAACAATCTGCCAGGCCTTTTTCCCGCCCCTTTCGACGAGCTCGTTGGGGCCGTACTCCCCCAGCCGCCGCTCGGCCTCGGCGGACGACAGTCCCCGCTCGGGAAGCGTATCGTGATCGTGAAGCACCTCTTCGACGCTCAGGACATGGGGCTCTCCCATCGGTTTCCTCCTGTGTGTACAGATACAAAGCTTCATCGCAACCGTGCGAGCGGCCCTTCGCAAGCCGCCAGACCGACAAGAAAGGAAGTGACGAAGAAAATCATGAGGCAAATCCACAGTCATGAAAAATTGTCACAAAATCCAATAATCTCACGAAAACTCTGTTGCATGTTATTTATTTTTATGTTTTTATGCTTTTTTAACCAAAAGCACGCGCAGGCGGCTACGCTACACAGAAAGTCAGCCATATCGATTATGGCCAAAGAACTTCAAGGATATATGGCCCCTTTTAAGATCAAAAAAGCCAGCAAAAAATCGGTCGAATATGCCCGTTACATCTGGGAGACACACACGACATACGGCGTGGACCCCTTCCTGGTCACGGCCCTGATCTGCGTCGAATCGGGCGGGCAGGCCAACGCGAGGACGAAAACCTGCGTCGGCCTGATGCAGATCAGCGCTCAGGCCAACATGTCGTGGATCCCCAAACGTTTTCCCCACATAAAGACGACAAAGGACCTGATGAAACCGCGCAACAACATCACGGTGGGCGCCTTCATCCTGGCGGAGGCGATGCGGTCGGCCCCCACCGTCCATCATGCCCTGTACACCTATCTCGGCAGGAAGGACAAGGCCTATGCCGACAAGGTCCTGGGCATAGCGGAACGCATGCACGCGGCCAACAGGCGCTGATCTCCCCTTCCGTCACGCCCGAAGCGGCTTCCCGGCGCCATCGGTTCCGACATCCTCGGACAAGGAAGGGCCGCGCCTGAGAGAGCGGCCCTTCCTCCGAAGGACCGTTCCGACGCCTCCGATTTCCGTCTTCGCCGAAAGGCGATGGCCGGAGACGTCGAAAAAGGAGTCTCTCACCGTGCCCCCATCGAAAGAGAGCCCGAGGGGCAGAGCCCCACGCAAAGCCCGCACCCGTCGCACCTATCGGGATCTATAGCCGGATATTCCCCGACTCTCCACTCGATGGCCTGATGGCCCGCGTCGCGACAGCTCACGAAGCAGGCGCCGCAGCGAAGGCAACGCTCCTGGAGGCATCGCGCCGTCACCGGACTCTCCCTAGAAAGGCTCGCATGGGGAACGACATGGGGAAGGGCGCCACCGACAAGGTCATCCGGGGAAGAACAGCCCTTCTCCCTCAGGTAGGCCAGAAGCCCCCGGCAGAGGTCGTCGACGATGCCATAGCCGCGTTCCATCACGGCCGAACAGACCTGGAGGGAAGAGGCCCCTGCCAGAAGGAACTCCGCCGCGTCGCGCCAGTCGCAGATCCCTCCCATGCCCGATACGGGGACATCCATGGAGGCGGCAAGAGCCACGCAGCGCAGGGCCACGGGCTTGACGGCGCGACCGGAGAGGCCGCAGAAAGCGCTCTGCCCCGCCACGGAAGGCAGGGGGCGCCAGCTGTCGAGATCGATGCCGCTGAGCGCGTTGAGGGTGTTGATCAGGGCGACGGCGTCGGCCCCCGCCTCCATCGAGGCCTTCGTCCCGGCCTGGATATCGCTGAAGGCGGGCAGCTTCACGATGAGGGGAAGGGATGTGGCCTCCCGAACCCAGCCCACCACTTCGCGAATCGCCTCGGGACGGGATCCGATGCTGAACTCGCCCCCCTCCTCGGCACCGCCGTGAGGACAGGAGAGGTTCAGCTCCAGCCAGTCCACGCCGGTATCCTCGCAGGACCGGGCTACGGCGCGCCATTGCCTCTCGTCGGGCCTTCCGCCGTAGAGAAGGCTGGCCCCGAGCCCCCTGTCGGGGTAGCCTTTTTTGATCGCCGCCAGATCGGCGAGCCACTCTTCGGTGGAACGCATGGAGGCCAGCTCCATGTTGGTAAAACCCCAAACGCGCCCGCTCTCCCTCAGGGCGCGGATACGCGGGCGGACGTTCCGCCTGGCGGGCTCCTCGACCTGGGTGAGCGTCTTGATGATCGCCCCGCCCCATCCCGCCTCGAAAGCCCTCTCGATCATCTCCCGACTGCGCGTCGGAGGAGCGGAGGCCAGCAGGAAGGGATTTTTCAGCTTCACCCCCAGAAAGGTCGTCTGCAGCGTCACGTCCATATTCTTTCCCCCTTCGTCGCGATCTTCAGCAAAGATTCGTCATCGGGCGCAGCGGCGAGAGATTTCGTTCCGAACGAAGGGCGACGTCTCGTCCCCCTTCTCCATAGCGGCAAAGAAGCCCTCCAAAAGAGACATTCCGCTCCCTCTCCCCCCTCCGGAGACGTCGCTCAAGTTTCACCGGTTTCTCGTCCCCTTCTCTTCTTCTGCCTCTCCCCTCTTATACCGCCATTATCACCACAGGCGACCGCCCTTGTCACCCTCACTCCGGCACCATCCCCCGCGCGCTCGAAAAAGGGGCAAGCATGGCCACCGCCTCAACCTTCGGGGAAGAAAAGCCCTGAAGCCCTTCTTCCCGACCTCGATCCGACAAGAGGCTCCTGCCGCAGAGCGACCGCGGGAACTCTCGTTCGATCGGTCTGTCGGTATGAAATCATCTCCGCGTCGGCGAGGAAGAAGAACATTTTTTGGATATTTGACTGATATGTGGCCAATAATATGTGCTACAATACGCTCTGTGGCGCCTGCAAATCGAGGCTGTCGAGGGAAAAGTGTACAGTGATCGCCATGACAGCGGAAGAGACGGTCAAACCTCCGAGGCTGCCGGCCTATCGTCAGGAGGTGTTTTCGATGTGCGCGCACGCCTGTTCCGGGAAAGGAGCGCTCCACGCGCTCCGGCACGTGATCTCCGTACCGACCGTCTTCCCCCTTCCCTTCCTCCTTTCCTTCCTCCTTTTTCTCGGTTTTTCCATTACGGCACCGCCCGCCGAGGCGACCGACTACGACAGGGACCCCTACGAGAAAGAACACGGTCTCATCAGAGACGACGAGTTCTTCCTCGTCCGGCAGGGAACGGAAGGGAATTACGCGGGCGTCTGGTATTTCGAGCCGGAAAACGTCCTCGACGCGCCCTCCCGACGAGCGCCGAATCAGTGGCAACATCTTACGGGCGATTCCGTCTGGATGAGCAGCGGGTTCAGCCCATGGGACCATGAGGACGAGGCCGTGCTCTTCGGCTATGCCAAGGACTACGCGCCCCATCTCGTCGAGGTCTCGCGGGCGAGTACGTCCGCCCCGATCGGGACGAACCCGGGCGATCTGGAAGGAAATGTGGAATTCCGGCTCCGGCACGTCGATTCGGGCGGACTCGGAACGCCCTCGTCACGGACGAGCGGGACCTACTACAAGGGCAGTTTCGGGGCCGTCGCGACCGATCTGGACGGGGACGGAATTTCGGAGATCGTCGTCGCCGGGGCGAGAGAGAATCGTTCTCCTCTGGCTTTCGGCGGCATCAGCCTCGCCAATGGGATCGCCGACGCGAACAACACCGTCACCCAGACGTCTCCGGCGGATTCGACGAATTCCGGCGTCTACAGCGGCGTCCGCCTCGCCGCGGGAGACCTCGACGGCGACGGCGCGCCGGAACTGGTCGCCGTCTTTCAGTGCGCCGACGACGAGAAGGAGACGCAGGACTGGGCCACCATACAGATCGGGATCCACATCGCGGGCGACGCGGAGATCACCGAAATCGGCCATACGAAATCGTACTCCCTGAAGCGTCTGCACGAGGGGAAAACCGCCACGACCGTGAAGGCGGTCACCCCGCTTTCCTACTTCCTGCAGAACACCCGGAGCGACGTCTTCGACGTGGCCCTCGGGGATTTCGACGGCGACGGGAAGGACGAGATCCTCCTCGCCTATCTCTGGAACTACGACGGCAACGACGACAGCGACGTCTACGTCCACACGGCCCTCTTCGATGCGGAACGGGACGTGAGCGGCAACTTCGTCGTCACCCTCTCCTCGTCGTCGCAGAACCCCATCCCCGATCTCCTCGCAAAGGGGCTCAGCACGAACGGGAACTTCTACAAAGATGACTGCAATTCGCACCCCCTCTGCCTCCGAGTCGCGATGGCGGACGTCGATCGGGATCGTGAACGCGAATTCAGGGAAGAGGAAGTCGCGCGGGACGAGGCGGCACTGCTTTTTCTCCGCGGCGACTGGCCCATTCACGATGGCTCCGGTTCAATCCTGCGGGCCTACGTCGCGATGGCGTGGCACGACGGATCGGGCGCCGTCCGCAACGGCTCCACGTGGTTCGAAATGGGCAGCGACGACGGGAGCCGGGTCATGCGCCTCGCCCAGAAGTGCCGCAAGACGGGGTCGCTCATCGCGGCCCATCTTTCCGGAACCTCGGACGGAGCAGCCATGACCAACAACCCACAGTTCATCGCGACTCTCTCGGGCTTCGCCGATTCGGGAGAGTCGGACTCGTCCCAGTCCTGCGCCGTCCCGCTCATGCTCCTGCGGGAGGACGGAAGCAACGGCGACGAAGTCACCTACGGACCGCCCTGGTACATCCGGACCTACGAAGGCCCCTTCTTCCCCGTCGCGGGAGACGCCGACGGGGACAGCGCGATCCTGGGAGAGGCCCTTCATTTCGTCATCGAACACGACGTCGCGCCGGTGCTCTTCCTCGACGAGCCCCCAAAGCACCTGGATGTGATCGACGGAAAAGAGCGGAACGTGAGCCGCTACTCCGGCCTGTATGCGCGGTTCGAGGACACGGAGAGCAAGGAGGACAAGGCGACCAACACCTCGGCGACGGACACGGGATACGGAGTCGGGGAGGAAGTCGACTTGAGCTTCGGGACGAAGGTCCAATTCCTTTTGGGATCGAGCGAGTACCAGGCACAAATCAAGGAGAAGTTCAGCGCCTCGTGGACAACGAAGAGGGAGGAAATCGAGACAGGCTACTCGAAGAAGACCTTCTCGATCTCGGGACAGACGAACACGGACGACCTCCTTCTCTACCGGTGTCGGCACATCCACGTGTGGCGCTACAAGATCCTGGGGCACTTCGAGACGGCGGACGACGACTCGGTGACGGGACCTCTCTACTACCAGGTCACGATTCCCGAGGACGATACCTCGGTGCTCGCCCTGATTCCGGGCATGCAGGTCCCCTGGTACCAGCCGATCCACGAAAACGGCAACCTCTTCTCCTACCCCTCCTCGTACCTTCAGATCGAAGGCCAGAGCGGGTCCGAGCACCTGACCGACATCGTCGAGCTCGCCGTCGGCGGCAACGATGTCGAACAGAACGTCTCGTGGCTCTCGGGCAAGAAGGAGGAATTGTCGGAGGGAAGTTCCAAGACGTACGCCGTCGACTCCTCCGTATCCTGTTCCGGAAAGTGGGAAGGTTTGAACAGCAGCTCCTGGGAGGCGAGCGTCTTCGGCAACTACGACCAGACCACATCGTCGATGAAATCCTCCGAAAACACCGTGGAGAAGGAAGAGGCCTTTTCGGTCGTCATTCCGGGACGCCCCAACATGAGCACATACCCGTACCGCCTCGACTCGCTGATGTACAAGACCGAGGCGGGCACGATCACGCTCCGCTACGCGATCAGCCCCCAGGAGCTGACGGACCACAACAAGGGGTGGTGGGCCTTCTACCGCAAGGCGCCCGATCCCGCGCTGAACCTGCCCCGCAAGTGGCGCTGGGTCGGCGAGAATGCCTCCACGAGAGAGGACGACTGGGAGTGGAGCGACGACGAAGACGCGGCCATGATCCGCGGGATCTCCTTCTCCAGCGCCCTCGGCGACAGGCTGCCCGCCGATCTGCCCATCGGCGAGGACACGACCCTTTCCTGCCGCGTCTACAACTACAGCCTCCAGTCCATCTCGAACGTGGCCGTCCGTTTCGAAATCGCCCCCCTGGACCCGGAGACGGGCGAGACGGGAGACCGAACGACCATCGCGACTCCGGTGGTCCCATCGCTTTCCGCCTGGGGGGGCACGTCGTCCAACTGGCAGATGGCCGACGCGACGTTGAAGACGGAAGAGTTCGCGGCCGGGAACTACCGGATCTTCGTCACTGTCGACCCCGACGACGCCATCGTCGAGCTGGCCGATCACGACAACGGCGACAGGACGGGCAACAACGAAGGGTGGTTCGACCTCTTTCTCTACGGAGAGGAATCCGATGAGGCCTCCGCCTCCAGCGGAACCACGGACAAGAGCGGGACGGACAGGTCATTCAACCTGACGCTGCTGAAGGATCGCGTTTCGGCCGGAAAAACCGTCCTGGACCCCGGGGAACGGACAAAAGTCACGGTCTACTGCAAGAACACCGGGCAGAGGGTGGCGACGAACATCCATGCCCTCTTCTTCCACGATCATCCCGACAACGGAAAGGGCTTCCACGCGCGGCTCCTGTCGGGGCTCCTCCCCGGCGCGACGGGGAAGATGTCGGCGATCTTCTCCGACATGGAGCCCGGAGTGCACCATATCTACGTCAAGCTGCTCGGCAAGACGAGAGAGACGGATTTCGAGGACAATATCGTCTCGCTGGACATCACGGTGCGCGAACGCGCCGAAGCCGAAGAGGGAGGGAGCGGCGGCTGCGACGCCGGGACGGGATGGGCCGGCCTCTTCGCGGCGGGCCTGTTCTGCCTGACGGGAATCGGGACGTTCTCACGGAAGCAGAAACGATAAAGCGAAAAGGGGGATTTCGTCGCCTCGACTGTTTTTCGCAAGCCCCTATGCCCTTTCGCGCGGGAAGAGGCTTGGGACCGACAAGGCTCCGTAGCGGCTCGGACGGGAGATCCGCCGCGGGCCCAGGGCCGTCGGGAGCTCCCCTGACGGCGAACCGACTCCGATGTTCATGAAGGCCCGCCTGCCTCGTCGCCTCGACGGGACAAGCGGGCCTTCATGGAATGACCGAAAGAGCAGGGCCGCAAAAAAGGATCGACGGCGATCCGAAAAGCCTCGAGCCGGCCTTTTTCGCGGACCTGCCGCCTCGAAACCGAAAGTGCGAAAAATACGGGACAGAACCCCGCCTCGAAAGCGAATGGGCGAAGGACAGAGGACAGGACCTCTATCTTGGTCTCTCCCCAGCTGCACGGCGCGAGGAGCGGCACCCCTCCGGCGGCACGTTTGCCTACCGCCTCAACTCGTCCTCCGCGATCCCGGCGCTTTTCAGTATCGTCTTCAAAATGCCGGTTCCAAGAGTCTTCCCTTCGTGAAGCGGAACGACCGTCACCCTACCGTCGTCGTTTTCCATCACGACATGGCTCCCCCTCTGGCGGGTGCGTCGGAATCCGCACCTCTTCAGAAACGCGATCATCTCCGCTCCGGTCAGGCGCGGGAGCGTAGGGCTCATCCGACGGCCACTTTGCGGACGTTGGGGAACTCTCGCGGATGCTCGACGACCTCGAGATACAACCCGATGGCCTCCTCCAGATTCTCAAGAAGCTCCTCCATCGTCTCGCCGCACGTCTGACAGCCGGGCAGCTCCGGCACGTAGGCGAAGTACTGTCCGTCCTCGTCCCTGTCTATCACTGCGTAA
The DNA window shown above is from Aminithiophilus ramosus and carries:
- a CDS encoding cation-translocating P-type ATPase, yielding MGEPHVLSVEEVLHDHDTLPERGLSSAEAERRLGEYGPNELVERGGKKAWQIVLAQVRDVMILILLAAVLVSLALGEYGDGVVIFVIVVLNTALGFWQEFKAEKAMAALKQMAVPLVRVRRDGAERQISAKGLVPGDILLLEAGNVVPADGRLIAVANLKVQEAALTGESEAVEKETGRLEGDAVPLGDRRNMVYTGTVVTYGRGEAVVTATAMATELGAIASMLQDLDDGQTPLQRRLARLGRSLAMAAVALIFVVAAMMYGQGVSVRETFMTAISMAVAAIPEGLPAVVTISLALGAQQMLRKKALIRRLHAVETLGGVTVICSDKTGTLTKNRMTVTEMVLPRRRYVWDRAVTVGQDDDLGLLLLTGALCNDAVVGAEEGAVLGDPTEGALVLAALKAGLDPGELKSRMPRVGELPFDSERKRMSTVHALSSVGPGGIVGRVLSLAGGRGRHVVLTKGAVDGLIEVCSGLLLNGAVEPLTEAEKKGIAAENVAMAEKGLRVLGMACRFLEGDELDRPGSYERDLVFLGMAAMIDPVRPEAVEAVGLCRQAGIRPVMITGDHPLTALAIARELGLSATGVLTGADLDGMSPEELKERIRDVSVFARVSPRNKMTLVEVLQGQGEIVAMTGDGVNDAPALKAADIGVAMGITGTDVTKESSDMILLDDNFATIVASVKEGRRIYDNIRKFVRYILTGNTGEIVVMLVGPLLGMALPLLPIQILWINLMTDGLPAVALSYEKAERGVMSRRPQDPQEGVFARGLGWQILLMGFVIGGVSLGVGYRCWSEEAASKVWQTMIFTTLTFCQMAYALCVREEERSLFSPSFASNPVLLLAVAVTLGLQLSLVYVPFLNALFRTAPLGAGELGLCVAGAMTVVALSEGRKLLSRRRNLR
- a CDS encoding transglycosylase SLT domain-containing protein, which gives rise to MAPFKIKKASKKSVEYARYIWETHTTYGVDPFLVTALICVESGGQANARTKTCVGLMQISAQANMSWIPKRFPHIKTTKDLMKPRNNITVGAFILAEAMRSAPTVHHALYTYLGRKDKAYADKVLGIAERMHAANRR
- the preA gene encoding NAD-dependent dihydropyrimidine dehydrogenase subunit PreA, which encodes MDVTLQTTFLGVKLKNPFLLASAPPTRSREMIERAFEAGWGGAIIKTLTQVEEPARRNVRPRIRALRESGRVWGFTNMELASMRSTEEWLADLAAIKKGYPDRGLGASLLYGGRPDERQWRAVARSCEDTGVDWLELNLSCPHGGAEEGGEFSIGSRPEAIREVVGWVREATSLPLIVKLPAFSDIQAGTKASMEAGADAVALINTLNALSGIDLDSWRPLPSVAGQSAFCGLSGRAVKPVALRCVALAASMDVPVSGMGGICDWRDAAEFLLAGASSLQVCSAVMERGYGIVDDLCRGLLAYLREKGCSSPDDLVGGALPHVVPHASLSRESPVTARCLQERCLRCGACFVSCRDAGHQAIEWRVGEYPAIDPDRCDGCGLCVGLCPSGSLSMGAR
- a CDS encoding FG-GAP-like repeat-containing protein, whose amino-acid sequence is MCAHACSGKGALHALRHVISVPTVFPLPFLLSFLLFLGFSITAPPAEATDYDRDPYEKEHGLIRDDEFFLVRQGTEGNYAGVWYFEPENVLDAPSRRAPNQWQHLTGDSVWMSSGFSPWDHEDEAVLFGYAKDYAPHLVEVSRASTSAPIGTNPGDLEGNVEFRLRHVDSGGLGTPSSRTSGTYYKGSFGAVATDLDGDGISEIVVAGARENRSPLAFGGISLANGIADANNTVTQTSPADSTNSGVYSGVRLAAGDLDGDGAPELVAVFQCADDEKETQDWATIQIGIHIAGDAEITEIGHTKSYSLKRLHEGKTATTVKAVTPLSYFLQNTRSDVFDVALGDFDGDGKDEILLAYLWNYDGNDDSDVYVHTALFDAERDVSGNFVVTLSSSSQNPIPDLLAKGLSTNGNFYKDDCNSHPLCLRVAMADVDRDREREFREEEVARDEAALLFLRGDWPIHDGSGSILRAYVAMAWHDGSGAVRNGSTWFEMGSDDGSRVMRLAQKCRKTGSLIAAHLSGTSDGAAMTNNPQFIATLSGFADSGESDSSQSCAVPLMLLREDGSNGDEVTYGPPWYIRTYEGPFFPVAGDADGDSAILGEALHFVIEHDVAPVLFLDEPPKHLDVIDGKERNVSRYSGLYARFEDTESKEDKATNTSATDTGYGVGEEVDLSFGTKVQFLLGSSEYQAQIKEKFSASWTTKREEIETGYSKKTFSISGQTNTDDLLLYRCRHIHVWRYKILGHFETADDDSVTGPLYYQVTIPEDDTSVLALIPGMQVPWYQPIHENGNLFSYPSSYLQIEGQSGSEHLTDIVELAVGGNDVEQNVSWLSGKKEELSEGSSKTYAVDSSVSCSGKWEGLNSSSWEASVFGNYDQTTSSMKSSENTVEKEEAFSVVIPGRPNMSTYPYRLDSLMYKTEAGTITLRYAISPQELTDHNKGWWAFYRKAPDPALNLPRKWRWVGENASTREDDWEWSDDEDAAMIRGISFSSALGDRLPADLPIGEDTTLSCRVYNYSLQSISNVAVRFEIAPLDPETGETGDRTTIATPVVPSLSAWGGTSSNWQMADATLKTEEFAAGNYRIFVTVDPDDAIVELADHDNGDRTGNNEGWFDLFLYGEESDEASASSGTTDKSGTDRSFNLTLLKDRVSAGKTVLDPGERTKVTVYCKNTGQRVATNIHALFFHDHPDNGKGFHARLLSGLLPGATGKMSAIFSDMEPGVHHIYVKLLGKTRETDFEDNIVSLDITVRERAEAEEGGSGGCDAGTGWAGLFAAGLFCLTGIGTFSRKQKR
- a CDS encoding type II toxin-antitoxin system HicA family toxin, encoding MSPTLPRLTGAEMIAFLKRCGFRRTRQRGSHVVMENDDGRVTVVPLHEGKTLGTGILKTILKSAGIAEDELRR
- a CDS encoding type II toxin-antitoxin system HicB family antitoxin; the encoded protein is MAEYYAVIDRDEDGQYFAYVPELPGCQTCGETMEELLENLEEAIGLYLEVVEHPREFPNVRKVAVG